A genomic window from Salvia hispanica cultivar TCC Black 2014 chromosome 5, UniMelb_Shisp_WGS_1.0, whole genome shotgun sequence includes:
- the LOC125191003 gene encoding auxin-responsive protein IAA20-like, protein MELQLELSLSTRPGPNVNRVNNKDGYVVGWPPVRSWRKQVWQRNRRGGGRAANSLYVKVKMEGVGITRKIDLSLFCSHHSLANTLIALFLKGEENVAYKVMYQNEEGEWQRAKDVTWECFIKSVRRLKLEKNGILL, encoded by the exons ATGGAGCTCCAATTGGAACTCTCCCTTTCAACCCGACCCGGCCCAAATGTGAACAG GGTGAATAACAAGGACGGATATGTGGTTGGTTGGCCGCCGGTGAGGAGTTGGAGGAAGCAGGTGTGGCAGCGCAACCGGCGCGGCGGCGGGAGGGCGGCGAATTCGTTGTACGTCAAAGTGAAAATGGAAGGAGTTGGGATTACAAGGAAGATTGATTTGAGCCTCTTTTGCTCCCATCACTCGCTTGCTAACACTCTCATTGCCTTGTTTCTAAAAG GTGAAGAAAATGTGGCGTACAAAGTCATGTATCAAAACGAGGAAGGTGAATGGCAACGAGCAAAAGATGTGACATGGGA ATGTTTCATCAAGTCAGTGCGACGCTTGAAGTTGGAGAAGAATGGCATTTTATTGTag